Proteins found in one Mycobacterium branderi genomic segment:
- a CDS encoding acyl-CoA dehydrogenase family protein, producing MRLAVEADLESLRQSITAQALTRVRPLAEQVDRTQQFSWDLWKAVCDLGLTRLSFPERFGGDGGTIRAYAVASAELAQHCAVAALYPGTSIQVAAALIAHGSSHHVAAVVPRLVAGAAIGAWAFTEPATGSDPRQITTRAARDGAGWVLTGDKQFISYAEQAEIALVFARTSDTTLGAFLVDTSASGWSVGSPSEVLSMGGTEARPVRLDGVRIPQTAAVGAPDAGFEIMLSGEAFGKVRAAAICVGIAQRALSEAANYGLTREHRGSPIARRFPTIQALLGNAAAQVLAAEALVLSCADLLDQGASIPGEAASARLTASRAAREAATAAMHVCGAYGLTRDMVVERLYREAVFFDVAQGVAEIQQTIVGREVLTAAQKTGPGAGTR from the coding sequence ATGAGGCTTGCCGTCGAAGCAGACTTGGAAAGTCTGCGCCAGTCGATCACCGCGCAGGCGCTGACCAGGGTGCGCCCGCTCGCCGAGCAAGTCGACCGGACGCAGCAGTTCTCCTGGGATCTCTGGAAGGCAGTATGCGATCTCGGGCTGACCCGACTGTCATTTCCGGAAAGGTTCGGCGGCGACGGCGGCACCATCCGCGCCTACGCCGTCGCCTCGGCGGAGTTGGCTCAGCATTGCGCCGTCGCAGCGCTGTATCCCGGCACGTCCATCCAAGTGGCCGCGGCGCTCATCGCGCACGGTAGCAGCCATCACGTGGCCGCTGTCGTGCCGCGATTGGTTGCCGGCGCGGCGATCGGCGCGTGGGCATTCACCGAGCCCGCCACTGGCTCCGACCCCCGCCAGATCACCACCCGCGCAGCGCGCGACGGCGCCGGCTGGGTACTGACGGGCGACAAGCAATTCATCTCCTATGCCGAGCAGGCCGAGATTGCGCTCGTCTTCGCCCGCACCTCGGACACCACTTTGGGCGCCTTCCTCGTTGACACATCGGCTTCGGGGTGGTCGGTCGGCTCCCCGAGTGAGGTCCTCTCGATGGGCGGCACCGAAGCACGGCCTGTGCGCCTCGACGGAGTTCGGATTCCGCAGACCGCTGCTGTCGGAGCACCAGACGCAGGTTTCGAAATCATGTTGAGCGGGGAGGCATTCGGCAAGGTACGTGCAGCTGCGATCTGCGTCGGTATCGCGCAGCGGGCACTCAGTGAAGCGGCGAACTACGGACTGACGCGCGAGCACCGCGGCTCGCCGATTGCGCGGCGATTCCCGACGATCCAGGCGCTACTCGGTAATGCGGCCGCTCAAGTTCTGGCGGCCGAGGCATTGGTCTTGTCCTGCGCTGATTTGCTCGATCAGGGCGCATCGATACCGGGCGAGGCTGCCTCGGCGCGGCTCACCGCCAGCCGGGCTGCCCGGGAAGCCGCCACCGCCGCAATGCACGTATGCGGTGCATACGGTCTGACCCGTGACATGGTCGTGGAGCGGCTGTATCGCGAGGCGGTGTTCTTCGACGTCGCTCAAGGTGTGGCCGAGATCCAGCAGACAATCGTTGGTCGCGAAGTGCTGACTGCGGCGCAGAAGACGGGTCCCGGAGCAGGGACGCGCTGA
- a CDS encoding SDR family NAD(P)-dependent oxidoreductase yields the protein MTHPLDLTGHVTLVTGGNSGVGFGMAEGLARAGADVCIWGRNAERSQAAAERLAEHGHRVAAHEVDISDEDAVVNGMTRVVGEFGRLDSCFANAALANAMTNPRFLDSTLQQWRALMRIDLDGSYLTAREAARHMVDLGNGGSIVLTSSIAAIFGAPREQAYAAAKAGLLGLTRSLAVEFGRYGIRANALLPGWTRSGVFDQWLENPAISEKILPRIPLKRWGAPDDWAGIAIYLASPASSFHTGDCMRIDGGYGIF from the coding sequence GTGACTCACCCCCTCGACCTCACCGGCCATGTCACGCTTGTCACTGGCGGGAATTCAGGCGTTGGATTCGGCATGGCCGAGGGGCTGGCTCGCGCCGGGGCCGATGTTTGCATTTGGGGGCGCAACGCCGAAAGGAGCCAGGCAGCCGCCGAACGACTGGCTGAACACGGCCATCGGGTTGCGGCACACGAGGTCGACATCAGTGATGAGGACGCGGTAGTGAACGGGATGACCCGCGTCGTCGGTGAATTCGGGCGGTTGGATTCATGTTTCGCCAACGCCGCCCTCGCCAATGCGATGACGAATCCGCGTTTCCTCGATTCGACCCTGCAGCAATGGCGTGCCCTCATGCGGATCGACCTCGACGGCAGCTACCTCACAGCACGCGAGGCTGCCCGGCACATGGTCGATCTCGGTAACGGTGGCAGCATCGTGCTGACCTCAAGTATCGCCGCAATTTTCGGTGCGCCGCGTGAACAGGCGTACGCGGCGGCCAAGGCAGGTCTGCTCGGGTTGACTCGGTCGCTGGCTGTCGAGTTCGGCCGCTACGGAATCCGGGCCAACGCGCTTTTGCCCGGGTGGACCCGTTCGGGCGTATTCGACCAGTGGCTCGAGAATCCGGCGATCAGCGAGAAGATCTTGCCCAGGATTCCGCTGAAAAGGTGGGGTGCGCCCGACGACTGGGCCGGAATCGCAATCTATCTCGCCAGTCCCGCGTCGTCATTTCATACCGGCGACTGTATGCGCATAGACGGCGGCTACGGCATCTTCTGA
- a CDS encoding AMP-binding protein: MPDVTLSDICSEHRRRYPDRLAVIDGAKRYTWPQLDDRVNAAARMLAQRGVAKGERVLWLAQTSSRFLELMLACARLGAMICPANWRQSGEEIAFVIDDFDPKVIVWQDEEIGERVRSARDLVSSNASWIRHDSDEPGCYDDLVAAASPEPVCADVDAHDALLVIYTAAHSGRPAGSMLSHRNLIAMALQTGKITNADENCIFVNSGPLFHIGNFQFDSLPVFVMGGTNVYIRRVDEEELLRLIAAERVTSAFLMPPTIMKMKELNTTFGLDISSLRPGAFAPLWGDALPPDTTRWGSDSGGFGQTEVTGLSVLNGYGGKGIGNSGRPGSLCQVRIVDPDGVEVPDGSTGEIMVRGDTVHLGYWNRPEVNAARMRDGWWHTTDAGRRETDGTITFLGTLTRMIKSAAENIYPPEVESCLSSHPAVKQAAVIGVPDPRYTQSVKAIVVLEDNQSATEAELIEHCRARIASYKKPKSVEFVDALPTVEGRVDYDALDDKFGGGGYPGGANSGGVGTT, from the coding sequence ATGCCCGATGTCACGTTGTCCGATATCTGTAGCGAGCATCGCCGCCGCTACCCGGACCGACTGGCCGTCATCGACGGCGCCAAGCGCTACACCTGGCCGCAGTTGGATGACCGGGTCAATGCCGCGGCCCGCATGCTGGCACAGCGCGGCGTAGCCAAGGGAGAGCGGGTGTTGTGGCTGGCCCAGACCTCGTCGCGGTTTCTCGAGCTCATGTTGGCTTGCGCACGTCTGGGGGCAATGATTTGTCCGGCCAACTGGCGCCAGTCCGGCGAAGAGATCGCGTTCGTCATCGATGACTTCGACCCGAAGGTGATCGTCTGGCAGGACGAAGAGATCGGCGAGCGGGTGCGCAGCGCCCGCGACCTGGTCTCGTCGAACGCGTCGTGGATCCGGCACGACAGCGACGAACCCGGCTGCTACGACGACCTGGTGGCCGCCGCGAGCCCCGAACCGGTGTGCGCGGATGTGGATGCGCACGACGCCCTGCTTGTCATCTACACCGCGGCGCACTCGGGCCGGCCCGCGGGATCGATGCTCTCGCACCGCAACCTGATCGCGATGGCCCTTCAGACGGGCAAGATCACCAACGCCGACGAGAACTGCATTTTCGTCAATTCCGGCCCGCTGTTTCACATCGGTAACTTCCAGTTCGACTCGCTGCCGGTGTTCGTGATGGGCGGCACGAACGTCTACATCAGGCGGGTCGACGAGGAGGAGCTGCTAAGGCTCATCGCGGCCGAACGGGTGACATCGGCATTTTTGATGCCGCCCACCATCATGAAGATGAAGGAGCTCAATACCACTTTCGGCCTTGATATCTCGTCACTTCGTCCCGGTGCTTTCGCGCCGTTGTGGGGTGACGCGTTGCCGCCCGATACCACCCGCTGGGGCAGCGACAGCGGGGGGTTCGGCCAGACCGAAGTCACCGGCCTGTCGGTCCTGAACGGCTACGGCGGCAAGGGAATCGGCAACTCGGGCCGACCAGGGTCGTTGTGCCAGGTGCGGATCGTCGACCCCGACGGTGTGGAGGTGCCCGACGGGTCGACCGGGGAGATCATGGTCCGCGGCGACACCGTGCACCTGGGCTACTGGAACCGGCCGGAGGTCAACGCCGCCAGGATGCGCGACGGCTGGTGGCACACCACCGACGCCGGGCGCCGCGAAACCGACGGCACCATCACGTTTCTCGGCACATTGACCCGGATGATCAAGTCCGCCGCGGAGAACATCTATCCACCCGAAGTGGAGTCGTGCCTGAGCAGCCATCCCGCCGTGAAGCAGGCCGCGGTGATCGGTGTCCCCGATCCGCGCTACACCCAATCGGTGAAGGCGATTGTGGTGCTCGAAGACAACCAGAGCGCCACCGAGGCCGAGCTGATCGAGCATTGCCGCGCGCGTATCGCCTCCTATAAGAAGCCGAAGTCCGTGGAATTCGTCGATGCCCTGCCGACGGTCGAGGGCCGGGTCGATTATGACGCGCTTGATGACAAGTTCGGCGGCGGCGGATATCCCGGTGGCGCAAACAGCGGCGGCGTCGGCACAACGTGA